In Lonchura striata isolate bLonStr1 chromosome 2, bLonStr1.mat, whole genome shotgun sequence, a single genomic region encodes these proteins:
- the COA5 gene encoding cytochrome c oxidase assembly factor 5 has product MPRYYEDKEEDGRACSGVREDLRQCLLESPCVLRENKSPKQCLREGHCRSLQVTFFACKRSMLDTRARFRGRKGY; this is encoded by the exons ATGCCCAGGTActacgaggacaaggaggaggacgggCGCGCCTGCAGCGGCGTGCGGGAGGACCTGCGGCAGTGCCTGCTGGAGAGCCCCTGCGTCCTGCGG GAAAACAAAAGCCCTAAACAATGCTTGAGGGAAGGACACTGTAGGAGTTTGCAAGTGACATTCTTTGCATGCAAAAGATCAATG TTGGATACCAGGGCAAGATTCAGAGGAAGGAAGGGATACTGA
- the UNC50 gene encoding protein unc-50 homolog — MLPTTLVNSGSQGNGVLSRRDAARHTAGAKRYKYLRRLFHFRQMDFEFALWQMLYLFTSPQRVYRNFHYRKQTKDQWARDDPAFLVLLSIWLCVSTVGFGFVLDMGFFETVKLLLWVVFIDCVGVGLLIATLMWFISNKYLVKQQNRDYDVEWGYAFDVHLNAFYPLLVILHFIQLFFINYVIISDSVIGYFVGNTLWLIAIGYYIYVTFLGYSALPFLKNTAILLYPFALLIMLYLISLACGWNFTKMLCSFYKYRVK; from the exons ATGCTGCCAACCACGTTGGTTAATTCTGGGAGCCAGGGCAATGGTGTGCTGAGCCGCAGGGATGCTGCGAGGCACACGGCCGGAGCAAAACGCTACAAGTACCTCCGGAGGCTCTTCCACTTCCGACAGATGGACTTCGAGTTTGCACTTTGGCAGATGCTTTACCTGTTCACTTCACCACAAAGGGTTTACAGGAACTTTCACTACAGAAAACAGACAAAGGACCAGTGGGCAAGAGATGATCCGGCTTTCCTTGTGCTACTCAGTATCTGGCTCTGCG tGTCTACTGTAGGATTTGGATTTGTGTTGGACATGGGCTTTTTTGAAACAGTAAAACTGCTACTTTGGGTTGTATTCATAGACTGCGTAGGCGTGGGGCTCCTGATTGCAACTCTGATGTG GTTCATTTCAAATAAGTACTTAGTGAAGCAGCAGAACAGAGATTATGATGTGGAGTGGGGATATGCCTTTGATGTACATCTGAATGCTTTCTACCCTCTTTTAGTTATCCTGCATTTTATCCAGCTGTTCTTCATCAACT ATGTCATAATATCTGATTCTGTCATTGGGTATTTTGTTGGGAATACATTATGGCTGATTGCAATTGGCTATTACATCTATGTGACATTCCTAGGATACAGTG CATTGCCCTTTTTGAAGAACACAGCTATTCTTTTGTATCCATTTGCACTTCTCATCATGCTCTATTTGATCTCATTAGCATGTGGATGGAACTTCACCAAGATGCTTTGTTCCTTTTATAAATACAGAGTGAAATAA